Proteins found in one Janthinobacterium lividum genomic segment:
- a CDS encoding M16 family metallopeptidase — MTAIEGITEYRLANGLRVLLFPDASKPTLTTNIVYLVGSRHENYGETGMAHLLEHLLFKPSANFGIKKGTKTPVEILNSTGAQFNGTTSYDRTNYYATFPANGDNLRQMLAMEADRMVNAAIDQNDLWNPKTQKGEMTVVRNEFEIGESDPIGVISQRIQAIAYDWHNYGKFPMGTRSDIEHVNIRRLRAFYHKHYQPDNAVLMVAGRFDEAKVLQQIHELFAKIPKPTRVIEPTYTAEPVQDGERSVTVRRSGGTQFVGAGYHVAPSGNPDAVALAVLGQVLTDAPAGRLHKALVETKLASRIEYNSENNREPSYNLFGALVPVDGNLDAAQAVMLKVLEDLKSQPITDAEVARVKQQLNKQIEMATSNTALLTIALTESLAAGDWRLFFLQRDRLDKLTTAQVQAAAEKYLKRSNRTLGRFIPTDAPDRTVVPAYADVAPQLAGYTGRAVVAQGEAFDPSPDNIEARTTRFTLPNGLKGALLPKKTKGNTVSVVLKLQIGSEESLRGKAQVGSYTANLLSSGTDKLSRQEVQDKFHQPGMQVTISGDAEGVTAMLVGKRENLPAAMDLLAQVLQKPALSETEFLELQRERVSNAEQDLPEPQPLAVNAYQRLLDPRPEGHVRHVATLPAELAQWKAIKFADVKAFHSAYYGASNATFAAVGDFDPAALKAQVRTLYGHWKAEQPYVRIPDAINIIKNKSVKLETPDKANSVLFAIQPLLLTDDAAVYPALVIANHMLGGGALRSRLADRIRQKEGLSYSVGSQLITPARELAGYWIAYAISAPENTVKVEAALREEIAKVLADGFTEAELAEAKKGWLQSGEVGRTQDDTLAQGLAGYLAQDRTMSYEKDLEAKVSALTVAQVNQGLRDYLKPEAISIVMAGDFARVTKDTSSSDAAIK; from the coding sequence GTGACCGCCATCGAAGGCATCACTGAATACCGTCTGGCCAATGGCTTGCGCGTGCTGCTGTTTCCCGATGCCAGCAAGCCCACCTTGACCACCAACATCGTCTACCTGGTCGGTTCGCGCCATGAAAACTATGGCGAAACGGGCATGGCCCACTTGCTCGAGCACTTGCTGTTCAAGCCCAGCGCCAACTTCGGCATTAAGAAGGGGACGAAAACCCCCGTCGAAATCCTGAACTCGACCGGCGCGCAGTTTAACGGCACCACCAGTTATGACCGCACCAATTACTACGCCACTTTCCCCGCCAACGGCGACAACCTGCGCCAGATGCTGGCCATGGAAGCGGACCGCATGGTCAACGCAGCCATCGACCAGAACGACCTGTGGAACCCGAAGACGCAAAAGGGCGAAATGACCGTCGTGCGCAATGAATTCGAGATCGGCGAGAGCGACCCGATCGGTGTGATCAGCCAACGTATCCAGGCAATCGCCTACGACTGGCACAACTATGGCAAGTTTCCCATGGGCACCCGTTCGGACATCGAGCATGTCAACATCCGCCGTTTGCGGGCGTTTTATCACAAACATTATCAACCGGATAACGCCGTGCTGATGGTGGCGGGCCGCTTCGATGAGGCGAAGGTCTTGCAGCAGATTCATGAGCTGTTCGCCAAGATTCCGAAACCCACGCGCGTGATCGAACCGACCTACACGGCCGAACCCGTACAGGATGGCGAGCGCTCCGTGACGGTGCGCCGCAGCGGCGGTACGCAGTTCGTCGGCGCCGGCTACCACGTGGCGCCGTCCGGCAACCCGGACGCCGTCGCCCTCGCGGTGCTGGGCCAAGTGCTGACGGACGCGCCCGCTGGCCGTTTGCACAAGGCGTTGGTGGAAACCAAGCTGGCCAGCAGGATCGAATACAACTCCGAGAACAACCGGGAGCCGAGCTACAACCTGTTCGGCGCGCTGGTGCCCGTCGATGGTAATCTTGACGCGGCGCAAGCGGTCATGCTGAAAGTGCTGGAAGACCTGAAATCGCAGCCCATCACGGACGCGGAAGTGGCGCGCGTGAAACAGCAATTGAACAAACAGATCGAAATGGCCACCTCGAACACGGCGCTCCTGACGATCGCCCTGACGGAGTCGCTGGCGGCAGGCGACTGGCGCCTGTTCTTTCTGCAGCGCGACCGGCTCGACAAGTTGACGACGGCGCAAGTGCAGGCGGCGGCCGAGAAATACCTGAAGAGATCAAACCGCACCCTGGGCCGCTTCATTCCTACCGATGCGCCGGACCGCACCGTCGTGCCGGCTTACGCCGACGTGGCGCCGCAGCTGGCCGGCTACACGGGCCGCGCCGTGGTGGCGCAGGGCGAAGCGTTCGACCCCAGCCCCGACAATATCGAAGCACGCACCACGCGCTTCACCTTGCCGAATGGCTTGAAGGGTGCCTTGCTGCCGAAGAAAACCAAGGGCAATACCGTCAGCGTCGTATTGAAACTGCAGATCGGCAGCGAAGAGAGCTTGCGCGGCAAGGCGCAGGTGGGCAGCTACACGGCCAATCTGTTGTCGAGCGGCACGGATAAACTGTCGCGCCAGGAAGTGCAGGACAAGTTCCACCAGCCGGGTATGCAAGTGACCATCTCGGGTGATGCCGAGGGCGTGACGGCGATGTTGGTGGGCAAGCGCGAAAACTTGCCAGCCGCCATGGACCTGTTGGCGCAAGTGCTGCAAAAACCGGCCCTGAGTGAAACGGAATTTCTGGAACTGCAGCGTGAACGCGTCAGCAATGCAGAGCAGGACTTGCCTGAACCTCAACCGCTAGCCGTGAATGCCTACCAACGCCTGCTCGATCCCAGGCCGGAAGGTCACGTGCGCCACGTGGCCACCTTGCCGGCCGAACTGGCGCAGTGGAAAGCCATCAAGTTTGCCGATGTGAAGGCCTTCCATAGCGCCTATTATGGTGCGTCGAACGCTACCTTCGCTGCCGTCGGCGACTTCGACCCGGCCGCGCTGAAAGCGCAAGTGCGCACCCTGTATGGTCACTGGAAGGCAGAGCAACCCTACGTGCGCATTCCCGACGCTATTAATATTATTAAAAATAAAAGTGTTAAGCTGGAAACCCCAGATAAGGCCAACAGCGTGTTGTTTGCTATCCAGCCGTTGTTGCTCACGGATGATGCTGCGGTCTATCCGGCACTGGTGATCGCCAATCACATGCTCGGTGGCGGTGCCTTGCGCAGCCGTCTGGCCGACCGCATCCGCCAGAAAGAAGGCCTTTCGTATAGCGTCGGCTCGCAATTGATCACGCCAGCGCGCGAGCTGGCGGGCTACTGGATAGCCTATGCCATCAGTGCGCCGGAAAACACCGTGAAGGTGGAAGCGGCCCTGCGTGAGGAAATCGCCAAGGTACTGGCCGACGGCTTCACGGAAGCGGAACTGGCCGAGGCTAAGAAAGGCTGGCTACAATCGGGAGAAGTGGGCCGAACGCAGGACGATACGTTGGCGCAGGGGTTGGCCGGCTATCTGGCGCAGGACCGGACTATGTCCTATGAGAAGGACTTGGAGGCGAAAGTGTCCGCCTTGACCGTGGCACAAGTCAATCAAGGCTTGCGCGATTACCTGAAACCGGAAGCCATCTCCATCGTTATGGCGGGTGATTTCGCAAGGGTAACCAAGGATACTAGTTCGTCCGATGCCGCTATCAAGTAG
- a CDS encoding IS3 family transposase — protein MTRNKQTIEVVTVSQERRRRWSAEEKAALVRETYEPGMNVSLVARKHGVGASQLFNWRKLEREGALTAVTAGESVVPASELAAARAVSPVTAHARQEDDGGGNSEGGRRVRSRKKVDCALALVGQGRPVKPVCSALGVARSHVTQLLVRPADWIDGRTIQTFYQPADAILVDAVRAEITVLPTYGYRRAGALVNRTRALMGLPAINHKRFYRVMKANSLLLPKAPKRPVSSRVHNGVVAVEEPNQRWCSDGFEIACDNGEVVTGVFMKDCCDREIIAWRAWVERDLPGEPVRDMLVEPVEARFGQASVGSTRLEFLSDNGGAYRAHETHALVRALGIEPVHTPVCSPQSNGIAESFVNTFKRDYVNLLDRSSAEIVLAQLPDAFMHFNEVHPHSVLKWKSPRMFRRELARRAQESGAN, from the coding sequence ATGACTAGGAACAAGCAAACAATCGAGGTGGTGACGGTGAGCCAGGAGCGCCGCAGGCGCTGGTCTGCCGAGGAAAAAGCAGCCTTGGTACGCGAGACTTACGAGCCAGGCATGAACGTATCGCTGGTCGCACGCAAGCACGGCGTCGGTGCAAGCCAGTTGTTCAACTGGCGTAAGCTCGAACGGGAAGGCGCGCTAACGGCGGTCACTGCTGGCGAATCGGTGGTACCGGCGAGCGAACTGGCCGCTGCGCGCGCAGTTAGCCCAGTTACAGCGCATGCTCGGCAAGAAGACGATGGAGGCGGAAATTCTGAAGGAGGCCGTCGAGTTCGCTCGCGAAAAAAAGTGGATTGCGCGCTCGCCCTTGTCGGGCAAGGACGACCAGTGAAGCCGGTCTGCTCTGCCCTTGGCGTAGCGCGCTCACACGTCACCCAGCTGCTGGTTCGTCCCGCAGACTGGATCGACGGCCGTACCATTCAGACGTTCTACCAACCTGCCGACGCCATCCTGGTCGACGCCGTGCGCGCCGAGATTACAGTGCTGCCGACCTATGGCTACCGCCGGGCTGGCGCTCTGGTTAACCGCACGCGCGCCTTGATGGGCCTGCCAGCAATCAATCACAAGCGGTTTTATCGCGTGATGAAAGCGAACAGTTTGCTGTTACCCAAGGCGCCCAAACGCCCAGTAAGCAGCCGCGTGCACAATGGCGTGGTGGCGGTGGAGGAACCCAATCAGCGGTGGTGCTCGGACGGCTTCGAGATCGCTTGCGACAACGGCGAAGTGGTGACCGGTGTGTTCATGAAGGATTGCTGTGACCGCGAAATCATTGCCTGGCGCGCCTGGGTGGAACGTGACCTGCCTGGCGAGCCCGTGCGCGACATGCTGGTGGAACCGGTCGAGGCAAGATTCGGCCAGGCCAGCGTCGGATCAACCAGGCTGGAATTCTTGAGCGACAACGGTGGCGCCTACCGTGCCCATGAAACGCACGCCCTGGTGCGCGCACTTGGGATTGAACCGGTGCACACGCCGGTATGCAGCCCGCAGTCGAACGGCATTGCTGAAAGCTTCGTGAACACGTTTAAACGAGACTATGTGAACTTGCTGGACCGCAGCAGCGCAGAAATTGTTCTGGCTCAGCTGCCAGATGCGTTTATGCACTTCAACGAGGTCCATCCGCATTCGGTGCTGAAATGGAAATCGCCGCGCATGTTCAGGAGGGAGCTGGCGCGCCGGGCTCAGGAAAGCGGCGCTAACTAA
- a CDS encoding OB-fold nucleic acid binding domain-containing protein, translating into MWDAAASVPERDLMRATTIAEPVLELAPPTEADDIVADYRYVGLTLGRHPLALLRQRLNKMRFVPSDILNTFSDGQLARGCGIVTVRQRPETAKGVIFLTLEDEFGTINIIVWPTLVEKQRAELMNASLLGVYGIWQSKSRVRNLIAKRLVDCSHLLGQLDTRSRNFH; encoded by the coding sequence ATGTGGGATGCCGCAGCGAGCGTACCGGAGCGGGATTTGATGCGCGCAACGACCATTGCCGAACCCGTGCTGGAGCTGGCTCCGCCCACGGAAGCCGATGACATCGTGGCGGACTACCGGTATGTCGGCCTGACACTGGGCCGCCATCCGCTCGCTCTCTTGCGCCAGCGCCTCAACAAAATGCGCTTTGTGCCGTCGGACATCTTGAACACCTTCAGCGATGGCCAGCTGGCCAGGGGCTGCGGCATAGTCACTGTAAGGCAACGGCCGGAGACGGCCAAAGGGGTGATCTTCCTGACCCTTGAAGATGAATTTGGCACCATCAACATCATTGTCTGGCCCACGCTGGTGGAAAAGCAACGCGCCGAACTGATGAATGCCTCCCTCTTGGGGGTGTACGGCATCTGGCAATCAAAGAGTCGCGTGCGCAACTTGATCGCCAAGCGGCTGGTGGATTGCTCGCATCTGCTCGGTCAGCTTGATACGAGGAGCAGGAACTTTCACTAA
- a CDS encoding helix-turn-helix domain-containing protein: MSPFSTVFRELRIFCELRQTEFASQLGYEQSYISAIELGTKGPPSIDFIERLVQRLQLEEHWKKRLLEALEESQRKIMLPNEAPDELYRMFNELRRQIGALHPAQVELIRMALRMPVMLSHPPFKPLRPLKRKGEPDRTDVVEIIL, encoded by the coding sequence ATGAGCCCATTCTCAACAGTATTTCGGGAATTGCGCATATTTTGCGAGCTACGGCAGACTGAATTCGCCTCCCAGCTAGGCTACGAGCAAAGCTATATCTCAGCTATTGAGCTGGGCACCAAGGGGCCGCCATCCATCGATTTCATCGAGCGCCTGGTGCAGCGTTTGCAGCTTGAGGAGCATTGGAAGAAGCGCTTGCTTGAAGCGCTGGAAGAGTCTCAGCGAAAAATTATGTTGCCCAATGAGGCGCCCGATGAGCTGTACAGGATGTTCAATGAACTTCGGCGCCAGATCGGTGCATTGCACCCGGCACAAGTGGAACTGATACGAATGGCATTGCGCATGCCTGTCATGTTGTCGCACCCACCTTTCAAACCTTTGCGCCCCCTCAAGCGCAAAGGAGAGCCAGACAGAACCGATGTGGTCGAAATAATACTGTAA